A region from the Chitinophaga sp. Cy-1792 genome encodes:
- a CDS encoding leucine-rich repeat domain-containing protein translates to MENSLISYRSNNLEIFPEEIRGYTTVTSLNLSDNKIRFLPEWLPELQQLKVLYLDNNEIEDIAVLTLLPSLEVLYLNNNRLKVIPDKIAALQQLRRLFVNGNQLEYLPDAITKLSKLEFLLVVENKIASLPENIGDLANLETLNLFDNNLQHLPDSIGNLRSLTYLQLSSNQLIVLPVTVGHLHKLTNLSLFSNQLKVLPESLQYLPVLRTLNIGDNKITALNYLAGSIEELSIYKNPLLSINNTIFTTLKGKPSGWLFADVGQNTLLSLHIAMPGRQVKLADLQARKIHPLDFQYMPQELVKQWQLERDSIF, encoded by the coding sequence GTGGAGAATAGTTTGATAAGCTATCGTAGCAATAATCTGGAAATATTTCCGGAAGAGATAAGGGGATATACAACGGTTACTTCGCTTAATCTGTCTGATAATAAGATCCGGTTTTTACCCGAATGGTTACCTGAGTTGCAGCAGTTAAAGGTACTATATCTGGATAATAATGAGATAGAAGATATAGCTGTATTGACTTTGTTGCCTTCCCTGGAAGTGCTTTACCTGAATAACAACCGACTGAAAGTTATCCCGGATAAAATTGCTGCGTTGCAGCAGTTGCGCAGGCTTTTTGTAAACGGCAACCAACTGGAATATCTACCAGATGCTATTACGAAGCTGTCGAAGCTGGAGTTTCTGTTGGTGGTGGAGAATAAAATAGCGTCATTGCCTGAAAATATTGGCGATTTAGCTAACCTGGAAACGCTCAATCTCTTTGATAATAATTTGCAGCATTTGCCGGATAGTATAGGCAACCTGCGGTCGCTAACATATTTGCAGTTAAGTAGCAATCAATTGATCGTTTTGCCGGTTACTGTTGGTCATCTGCATAAATTAACCAACCTTTCTTTATTTTCCAATCAGCTGAAAGTTTTACCGGAAAGCTTACAATATCTGCCTGTTTTGAGGACACTAAATATTGGAGATAATAAGATTACGGCGCTCAATTACCTGGCTGGCTCAATAGAGGAGTTGAGTATCTATAAAAATCCACTACTATCTATTAACAATACGATTTTTACGACACTTAAGGGGAAGCCTTCCGGTTGGTTATTTGCAGATGTAGGACAGAATACATTGTTATCGCTTCATATCGCCATGCCTGGGAGGCAGGTGAAGCTGGCAGATCTCCAGGCACGGAAAATTCATCCGTTGGATTTTCAATACATGCCGCAGGAGCTGGTTAAACAATGGCAGCTGGAGCGGGACAGCATTTTTTGA
- a CDS encoding YncE family protein, which produces MKSILSICCLLALQAGSAAYAQEHPYKVSNTFHIKSEGGWDYLAVHENNLYVSHGTQVIVLDKAKGDSVGVIPNTTGVHGIAFANGKGYTTNGKLNNLTVFDLKTNAVLKQVAVGEKPDAIMLDAFSGHLVVCNGKSGNLSIVDPATDQVVATIALNGKPETAVSDDKGTVFVNLEDKNSIAVVDMKAGKLLHTWALSAEGPTGLAFDKQTRRLFAGCDKQLVVVNADNGKIVKTLPIGEDCDGVAFDEATKTIFAANGSGSVTIIKEEAKDNFKVVQTLATKTGARTITLDPQTHIVYLPTAEFQQGNFEGKRPPMVPGTFQVLAVK; this is translated from the coding sequence ATGAAGTCAATTCTCTCCATTTGCTGTTTACTGGCCCTTCAGGCAGGCAGCGCTGCCTATGCGCAGGAACATCCGTATAAAGTATCCAATACTTTTCATATCAAAAGTGAAGGCGGCTGGGACTATCTCGCGGTGCATGAAAATAATTTATACGTATCTCACGGTACGCAGGTCATTGTACTGGATAAAGCCAAAGGCGATTCTGTCGGCGTAATTCCTAATACCACCGGTGTACATGGTATCGCCTTTGCTAACGGTAAAGGTTATACGACCAATGGTAAACTCAATAACCTGACTGTTTTTGACCTAAAAACAAATGCGGTATTAAAGCAGGTAGCAGTAGGAGAAAAGCCGGACGCTATTATGCTGGATGCTTTCAGTGGTCATCTGGTAGTATGCAATGGCAAAAGCGGAAACCTCAGTATTGTGGATCCGGCAACAGACCAGGTGGTAGCCACTATTGCGCTGAACGGTAAACCTGAAACAGCCGTATCTGACGATAAAGGAACTGTTTTTGTAAACCTGGAAGATAAGAATAGTATAGCCGTGGTAGATATGAAAGCCGGAAAGCTGCTGCATACCTGGGCATTATCTGCCGAAGGCCCTACCGGACTGGCATTCGATAAACAGACCCGCAGGTTGTTTGCCGGCTGCGATAAACAACTCGTGGTAGTGAATGCCGATAATGGTAAGATAGTAAAGACCCTGCCTATAGGGGAAGACTGTGATGGTGTTGCCTTCGACGAAGCTACCAAAACCATTTTTGCTGCCAATGGCAGTGGATCTGTTACCATTATCAAAGAAGAAGCAAAAGATAATTTCAAAGTAGTGCAAACATTGGCCACTAAAACCGGTGCCCGCACGATTACCCTCGATCCGCAGACACACATCGTTTATCTGCCTACTGCTGAATTCCAGCAAGGTAATTTCGAAGGAAAGCGTCCGCCGATGGTACCAGGTACCTTCCAGGTGCTCGCTGTTAAATAA
- a CDS encoding GNAT family N-acetyltransferase has product MSTPNYNIRKETASDTHAIHEVTRKAFATAEHTSGTEQFIVNALRNNQQLTVSLVADAEGEIIGHVAISPVRVSSGDTGWYGLGPVSVLPEYQQHGIGSSLIKAALAILEVLDANGCVVLGDPFYYQRFGFETTPELAYPGVPAEYFQALAFKENTPAGIVSYDAAFEAVS; this is encoded by the coding sequence ATGAGTACACCTAACTACAATATCAGAAAGGAAACCGCAAGCGACACACACGCTATTCACGAAGTTACCCGCAAAGCCTTTGCTACAGCGGAACACACCAGTGGCACCGAACAATTTATCGTCAATGCCTTGAGGAACAACCAGCAGCTGACCGTATCACTCGTAGCGGATGCGGAGGGTGAGATCATCGGGCATGTGGCCATTTCTCCGGTAAGGGTTTCGTCCGGAGATACAGGCTGGTATGGATTAGGACCGGTATCGGTGCTGCCGGAGTACCAGCAGCATGGAATTGGCAGCAGCCTGATCAAGGCTGCCCTGGCCATTCTGGAAGTGCTGGACGCCAATGGTTGCGTAGTCCTCGGCGACCCTTTCTATTATCAGCGCTTTGGTTTTGAAACGACGCCTGAACTGGCCTATCCTGGTGTTCCGGCAGAATATTTCCAGGCACTGGCTTTCAAGGAAAATACCCCTGCAGGCATCGTTTCCTATGATGCGGCCTTTGAGGCGGTGAGCTGA
- a CDS encoding DoxX family protein, with the protein MKLTYRITNWLFIGLMLVTSYTDFTRMAFVADMIRHLGYPGYLPLLVGTGKITGAVILAVPGSFRLKEWPYAGFSVLFIGAAASHALAGDDAGKIAGPLCMEALLLVSYIAFRKTYKLS; encoded by the coding sequence ATGAAACTTACTTATCGCATCACCAACTGGTTATTTATTGGTTTAATGCTGGTCACTTCCTATACAGACTTTACGCGGATGGCTTTTGTAGCTGATATGATCCGGCACCTGGGTTACCCCGGTTACCTGCCACTGCTGGTAGGTACTGGTAAAATAACAGGAGCGGTGATCCTTGCCGTTCCGGGGAGTTTCCGCCTTAAAGAATGGCCATATGCCGGTTTCTCTGTACTGTTTATCGGGGCGGCTGCTTCCCATGCGCTGGCAGGAGATGATGCCGGAAAAATAGCCGGACCATTGTGTATGGAAGCGCTCCTGCTGGTTTCGTATATCGCTTTCCGTAAAACGTACAAGTTATCATGA
- a CDS encoding sugar phosphate isomerase/epimerase has product MQKISNFFLGMLCAASVAACNNGNSDKSATDSTTVHADTAAAVAGVNYKLGVQMWTFRMFTFAQAIDKVDSAGIKNIEAFWGQDLGAGMKGKFGGDMTDAEKAQVKELLGKKGISMVAMGVIVPQNKAEWIKAFELAKYFGLSYITSEPIKSQWDMVDSLAGAYGIKVAIHDHPNPNPYWSPDSVLAAIQGHQNLGACADIGHWSRNGLNPVECLKKLEGHIYGGHLKDITKFGYTKAEDTVVSKGVIDIPAVFAELKRQNFAGMLSIEHESNWYNNLPDVIFTKQYFDEQTAKLK; this is encoded by the coding sequence ATGCAAAAAATTTCCAACTTTTTCCTGGGTATGTTATGTGCCGCGTCGGTTGCAGCTTGCAACAACGGCAACAGCGACAAGTCCGCTACCGATTCCACGACCGTACATGCTGATACAGCTGCTGCTGTAGCTGGTGTAAATTACAAACTGGGCGTACAAATGTGGACATTCCGCATGTTCACCTTTGCGCAGGCTATTGACAAGGTGGACAGTGCAGGCATTAAAAACATTGAAGCCTTCTGGGGCCAGGACCTGGGCGCTGGTATGAAAGGTAAGTTTGGTGGCGACATGACCGATGCAGAAAAAGCACAGGTTAAAGAACTGCTGGGCAAGAAAGGTATCTCCATGGTAGCCATGGGTGTTATTGTGCCACAGAACAAAGCTGAATGGATCAAAGCATTTGAACTCGCGAAATATTTTGGTCTGAGTTACATCACCTCCGAACCAATCAAATCACAGTGGGATATGGTTGATAGTCTGGCTGGCGCCTATGGCATCAAAGTGGCTATCCACGATCACCCGAACCCAAATCCATACTGGTCTCCTGACTCTGTGCTGGCAGCTATCCAGGGTCATCAGAACCTCGGCGCCTGTGCTGATATCGGTCACTGGTCACGTAATGGCCTCAACCCTGTTGAGTGTCTGAAAAAACTGGAAGGACATATTTATGGTGGTCACCTGAAAGACATCACCAAATTCGGTTATACCAAAGCGGAAGATACTGTTGTTAGCAAAGGTGTAATTGATATTCCGGCAGTATTCGCGGAACTGAAACGTCAGAACTTCGCTGGTATGCTGTCTATCGAGCATGAGTCTAACTGGTACAACAATCTGCCTGATGTGATTTTCACCAAGCAGTACTTTGACGAGCAGACCGCTAAGCTCAAGTAA
- a CDS encoding sulfite exporter TauE/SafE family protein, with protein MTVLVFTLIMFAGACAAGLIGSLTGLGGGVVIIPLLSVFLGVDIHYAIGAALVSVIATSSGSAAAYVREGITNMRIGMFLEIATTIGAVVGALIATFAPTHFIAILFGCILIFSAMNSLRKKALHILQESSPLAQKLKLYGSYPTPSGEIIHYGTKNVAGGFVMMIVAGILSGLLGIGSGALKVIAMDNIMRIPFKVSTTTSNFMMGVTATASAVVYLQRGYIQPSICMPVMIGVLLGAQAGARILIRSSPEKLKVFFSIIITLLALQMIYNGATGKI; from the coding sequence ATGACCGTTCTTGTATTTACACTGATCATGTTTGCAGGCGCCTGTGCAGCAGGACTGATCGGATCACTGACCGGCCTCGGTGGCGGCGTCGTGATCATTCCATTACTAAGCGTATTTCTTGGTGTCGACATTCACTATGCCATCGGCGCAGCACTGGTATCTGTTATTGCAACGTCTTCCGGTTCCGCCGCTGCCTATGTCCGCGAAGGCATTACCAATATGCGCATAGGCATGTTCCTGGAAATAGCCACCACCATTGGTGCGGTGGTAGGCGCCCTCATCGCCACCTTTGCGCCAACGCATTTCATCGCCATACTTTTTGGCTGTATCCTGATCTTCTCGGCCATGAACTCCCTCCGGAAAAAGGCCCTGCATATTTTACAGGAATCGAGTCCGCTGGCACAAAAGCTGAAACTGTATGGCAGCTACCCTACTCCTTCCGGCGAAATCATTCACTACGGCACCAAAAACGTTGCCGGCGGCTTTGTCATGATGATCGTGGCGGGTATCCTCTCCGGCTTGCTGGGCATAGGTTCCGGCGCACTGAAAGTAATCGCTATGGACAATATCATGCGTATCCCTTTCAAGGTATCTACCACCACCAGTAATTTTATGATGGGCGTAACCGCCACTGCCAGCGCGGTAGTATACCTGCAACGCGGCTATATTCAACCCAGTATATGCATGCCCGTTATGATCGGTGTACTGCTGGGCGCACAGGCCGGCGCACGCATACTCATCCGTTCTTCTCCTGAAAAACTCAAGGTTTTCTTCAGCATCATCATTACGCTGCTGGCTTTACAGATGATCTATAACGGTGCCACCGGTAAAATCTAA
- a CDS encoding O-acetylhomoserine aminocarboxypropyltransferase/cysteine synthase family protein, translated as MSKKPLHFDTLQVHAGYQPDPTTHSAAVPIYQTTSYTFDSADHAADLFQLKQFGNIYTRIMNPTTDVFEKRVAALEGGVGALAVASGQAAQFIALHNILLPGDNFVTSSYLYGGTYNQFKVSFKRIGVDARFADLDNPESFEAQIDENTKALYVETIGNPGFAIPDFEKLVAIARKHDLPLVVDNTFGAAGYLAKPLAHGANVVVEAATKWIGGHGTSIGGVIVDGGNYNWGNGKFKQFSEPDDAYHGMKFWEVFGDHSPFGNIAYIIRARVAGLRSWGPALSPQNAFLFIQGLESLSLRVQRTVDNALALAQWLQEQPQVEFVNYPGLPGNKYHELAKKYLQNGFGGVLSFKIKGGTAAADKFVQALELIYHLANVGDSKTLIIHPATTTHQQLSEAEQRKAGVEPGLLRISLGVEHIEDIKDDIAQAFAAI; from the coding sequence ATGTCCAAAAAGCCTTTACATTTCGACACATTACAGGTACACGCTGGTTACCAGCCTGACCCCACCACCCATTCGGCAGCAGTACCTATTTACCAGACCACTTCCTACACCTTTGACAGTGCAGATCACGCGGCAGACCTGTTTCAGCTGAAGCAGTTCGGGAATATCTATACCCGTATCATGAACCCGACAACGGATGTTTTTGAGAAGCGTGTAGCAGCCCTGGAAGGTGGAGTTGGTGCACTGGCTGTGGCTTCCGGACAAGCAGCGCAGTTCATTGCCCTGCATAATATCCTGCTGCCGGGAGATAACTTCGTCACCTCGTCCTACCTCTATGGTGGTACCTATAATCAGTTTAAAGTAAGTTTCAAACGTATCGGTGTTGATGCGCGGTTTGCGGATCTTGATAACCCGGAGTCGTTCGAAGCACAGATAGACGAAAATACCAAAGCATTATATGTGGAAACCATCGGCAACCCTGGTTTCGCCATTCCTGACTTCGAAAAACTGGTAGCTATTGCCCGTAAACATGACCTGCCGCTGGTAGTAGACAATACCTTCGGCGCAGCAGGTTACCTGGCGAAGCCACTGGCACATGGTGCCAATGTAGTAGTGGAAGCCGCCACCAAATGGATAGGCGGCCATGGTACCAGCATTGGCGGCGTTATCGTAGATGGCGGCAACTACAACTGGGGCAATGGTAAATTCAAACAGTTCAGCGAACCAGATGATGCTTACCATGGCATGAAGTTCTGGGAAGTATTCGGTGACCATAGCCCATTCGGCAATATCGCCTACATCATCCGCGCACGTGTAGCAGGTCTCAGAAGCTGGGGCCCGGCATTATCGCCACAGAACGCATTCCTGTTTATTCAGGGGCTGGAATCTCTTTCCCTGCGTGTACAACGCACCGTCGATAATGCGCTGGCACTGGCACAATGGCTGCAGGAGCAACCGCAGGTGGAGTTTGTGAACTATCCGGGATTGCCAGGCAACAAATATCATGAACTGGCGAAAAAGTACCTCCAGAACGGCTTTGGTGGCGTACTAAGTTTTAAAATAAAAGGCGGTACCGCTGCAGCTGATAAATTCGTACAGGCGCTGGAGTTAATCTACCACCTCGCCAATGTAGGCGATTCTAAAACATTGATCATCCATCCTGCCACCACTACGCACCAGCAGCTGAGTGAGGCGGAACAGCGCAAAGCAGGCGTGGAGCCGGGATTACTGCGTATATCCCTGGGCGTTGAACATATTGAAGATATCAAGGATGATATCGCGCAGGCTTTTGCTGCAATATAA
- a CDS encoding HAD-IIA family hydrolase, which yields MKKKGFLIDMDGVIYKGSEPIPGAVDFINGLRKKGLPFLFLTNNSQRTSRDVCYKLNKLGFDVEENDIFTCAMATARYLASKKQNGTAYVIGEGGLLTELYNAGYSIVDDQPDYVIIGEGRTIMLESVDKAINMIMKGAKLIATNLDPNCPVADGKYRAGCGALVAMLECASGVQAFSVGKPSPVMMRMARKALQLTTDETVMIGDTMGTDILGAGSMGFTTVLTLTGVTKEEDLQHFGYAPDFIIKSIRDLLNEDLFMRVLGESLVTADY from the coding sequence ATGAAAAAAAAGGGATTTCTTATCGACATGGATGGTGTAATCTACAAAGGCAGCGAACCGATTCCGGGTGCCGTAGATTTTATTAACGGCCTCAGAAAAAAGGGATTACCTTTTCTCTTCCTCACCAACAACAGCCAGCGTACCAGCAGGGATGTCTGCTACAAACTCAACAAACTGGGATTTGATGTAGAAGAAAATGACATCTTCACCTGCGCCATGGCTACTGCCCGCTATCTTGCCTCCAAAAAACAAAACGGTACAGCCTATGTGATTGGAGAAGGCGGACTGCTTACCGAATTATATAATGCAGGATATTCTATAGTAGACGATCAGCCCGATTACGTCATCATTGGCGAAGGCCGCACGATCATGCTGGAATCGGTAGACAAGGCCATTAACATGATCATGAAAGGCGCTAAACTGATTGCCACCAACCTTGACCCCAACTGCCCCGTTGCCGATGGTAAATACCGCGCCGGCTGCGGCGCACTGGTAGCCATGCTGGAATGTGCCAGCGGCGTACAGGCCTTCAGCGTTGGCAAACCGAGTCCGGTGATGATGCGCATGGCCCGAAAAGCACTGCAACTCACCACAGACGAAACCGTCATGATCGGCGATACCATGGGCACGGATATCCTCGGCGCCGGCTCCATGGGCTTTACTACCGTACTTACACTTACCGGCGTCACCAAAGAAGAAGACCTTCAGCATTTTGGTTACGCCCCCGACTTTATTATCAAATCCATCAGGGACCTGTTAAACGAAGACCTGTTTATGCGCGTACTCGGCGAATCGCTGGTAACCGCCGACTATTAA
- a CDS encoding trans-aconitate 2-methyltransferase, protein MKKVSAAADVFDRRALIYQEKYMDVSHYGDGLEKLCQQLKPNASILDVACGPGNIARYVLARRPDFQWHGIDLAPAMVQLAAANNPGALFTVADIRSIAGMGVTFDAIICGFALPYLNQQETADFIVTAYHHLHTGGYLYLSTMEGNYEESALQTSSSGDTLMIYYHHGNDILPLLQQQGFSIGYQHRWINGNQPELIIIAHKPDGEQKSY, encoded by the coding sequence ATGAAAAAGGTTTCAGCAGCTGCGGATGTCTTCGACCGCCGGGCACTTATTTACCAGGAAAAATATATGGACGTCAGCCATTACGGGGATGGCCTGGAAAAGCTATGCCAGCAGCTGAAACCCAATGCCAGCATACTGGATGTGGCCTGTGGCCCCGGCAATATCGCCAGGTATGTGCTGGCACGGCGCCCCGACTTCCAATGGCATGGTATAGACCTGGCGCCCGCCATGGTGCAGCTGGCCGCAGCCAACAATCCCGGCGCCCTGTTCACGGTAGCGGATATACGTAGTATTGCAGGCATGGGCGTTACCTTTGATGCCATCATCTGCGGCTTTGCACTCCCCTATCTCAACCAGCAGGAAACGGCTGATTTCATCGTTACGGCATATCATCACCTGCATACCGGTGGCTATCTCTATCTCAGCACCATGGAAGGAAATTATGAGGAGTCGGCCCTGCAAACCTCCTCTTCCGGCGATACGCTCATGATTTATTATCATCATGGCAATGATATACTACCCTTGCTGCAACAGCAGGGTTTCTCCATCGGGTACCAGCACCGTTGGATAAACGGAAATCAGCCAGAACTAATCATCATCGCGCATAAACCTGATGGTGAACAAAAGTCATATTAA
- a CDS encoding FadR/GntR family transcriptional regulator, protein MSKREKLADQVIARLQEQISLGKWKKGDKIPAEPELMAVFRVGRSTIREAIKTLAKNGVLTVQQGNGTFVNDSTQLEEPLEQRLRRAAQEELNQVRTIVEREIIRLAIKNHTATHIRDMQQALHERRLAVEADNYEAAINADIRFHTTLAIASSNSVLADLFASFSHVLRTSFQRRDEGSVVQFGQTHILHEQLLQAVAGKNETAALAAFDALLDYNL, encoded by the coding sequence ATGTCGAAGAGAGAAAAACTGGCAGACCAGGTGATAGCCAGACTGCAGGAGCAGATATCCCTGGGCAAATGGAAAAAGGGCGATAAGATTCCGGCAGAACCGGAATTAATGGCCGTCTTCCGTGTAGGTCGCTCTACGATCCGGGAAGCCATCAAAACACTGGCAAAGAATGGGGTACTGACTGTACAGCAAGGCAACGGCACTTTCGTAAACGACAGCACCCAGCTGGAAGAGCCACTGGAGCAGCGACTGCGCCGCGCCGCTCAGGAAGAACTGAACCAGGTACGTACCATCGTGGAAAGGGAGATTATCCGGCTGGCCATTAAAAACCATACAGCCACCCATATTCGCGACATGCAGCAGGCCCTGCATGAAAGGCGCCTGGCCGTAGAAGCAGATAACTATGAAGCCGCCATCAACGCGGATATCCGCTTCCACACCACGCTGGCAATAGCGAGCAGCAACAGCGTACTGGCCGACCTCTTCGCCAGCTTCAGCCACGTACTGCGTACCTCCTTCCAACGAAGGGATGAAGGCAGCGTCGTGCAATTCGGACAAACACATATCCTCCACGAACAACTCTTGCAGGCAGTGGCCGGCAAAAACGAAACTGCCGCACTGGCAGCATTCGATGCCCTCCTGGATTATAATCTTTAA
- a CDS encoding methyltransferase, protein MTPDAMPFNHQWFNNFLDQSDEKPVIIDAIRKILGRSPRQACLEIGAGTQPVFSLAFLEQFQQYTIVENDNIKLKLPTGVELLRQDWEQVQLSGQYDVIIASHVCYYFKDQRKAIRKMYDALSDDGMVIVVVNGQEGDYGALKQFFYQLINKTYEPTANRLSNAVADMQPITFTVPASIHYHDYTSLFNSLALFFDQYPDEYRRHQQEIIAWLSENLRHKPFRIYQKIMVICKKPVPWKYLLHHPDYELPNNGIPIWVRDGVFAPDPQLTNSTQLLLQHMPNVDGCTILDIGCGSGIISVTAMKNGASKAVATDVSVKALENTRFNCQAHQLGNSVLTIHTDIFDHVEGRFHYIFGNLPILDDIWSKDAPPLSILKRFLTASKDHILPGGKVYFSWASFAPLMPVVEMLKQLHYGYTMHAEHRSNTMWYLFEIGF, encoded by the coding sequence ATGACCCCGGACGCGATGCCATTCAATCACCAGTGGTTCAATAACTTCCTGGACCAATCCGACGAAAAGCCCGTCATCATTGACGCTATAAGGAAAATTCTCGGCAGAAGCCCCCGCCAGGCATGCCTCGAAATCGGCGCCGGAACACAACCGGTTTTTTCCCTGGCCTTCCTGGAACAGTTCCAACAGTATACCATCGTGGAAAATGATAACATTAAATTAAAACTCCCCACAGGCGTGGAACTCCTCCGGCAAGACTGGGAACAGGTACAACTGAGCGGCCAGTACGATGTCATCATCGCTTCCCATGTATGTTATTACTTCAAAGACCAGCGCAAAGCCATCCGTAAAATGTACGATGCCCTCTCCGACGACGGTATGGTGATCGTGGTGGTCAATGGCCAGGAGGGCGACTATGGCGCGCTGAAACAGTTTTTCTATCAGCTGATCAATAAAACATACGAGCCTACCGCCAACCGGCTCAGCAATGCTGTGGCGGATATGCAGCCGATTACGTTCACTGTTCCGGCCAGCATTCACTACCACGACTATACGTCGTTGTTCAATTCACTGGCTTTATTCTTCGATCAATACCCCGATGAATACCGCCGCCATCAGCAGGAAATTATCGCCTGGCTCTCGGAAAACCTCCGCCATAAACCATTTCGCATCTACCAGAAAATAATGGTCATCTGCAAAAAACCTGTGCCATGGAAATACCTGCTGCATCATCCGGATTATGAACTGCCCAATAACGGCATTCCCATCTGGGTCAGAGACGGCGTGTTTGCCCCGGACCCGCAACTCACCAATTCTACCCAATTGCTACTGCAACATATGCCCAACGTCGACGGATGTACGATTTTAGACATTGGCTGCGGCTCCGGCATCATCAGCGTCACCGCAATGAAAAACGGTGCCAGTAAAGCTGTAGCAACGGACGTCAGTGTCAAAGCACTGGAAAATACCCGCTTCAACTGTCAGGCTCACCAGCTGGGCAACAGCGTACTCACCATCCATACAGACATCTTCGACCATGTAGAAGGCCGCTTCCATTATATATTCGGCAACCTTCCCATCCTGGATGATATATGGAGCAAGGACGCGCCACCTTTAAGTATCCTCAAACGCTTTCTCACGGCCTCCAAAGACCATATTCTCCCCGGCGGGAAAGTATATTTCAGCTGGGCATCCTTTGCACCACTGATGCCGGTAGTGGAGATGCTCAAACAGCTGCATTATGGCTATACCATGCACGCAGAACACCGCAGCAATACCATGTGGTATTTATTTGAGATCGGTTTTTAA
- a CDS encoding DUF1634 domain-containing protein: METNTPVLKDKDLQLIIGKLLRYGVWSSMAIAIIGGILYLINHGQEIVHYPTFVEQDRGILEVLGGMFSDLAAGKGMALILLGIMLLFATPILRVIFSLIGFILEKDKMYVIITLIVLMIIGVSIHGGLG; this comes from the coding sequence ATGGAAACAAATACACCAGTATTAAAAGATAAAGACCTGCAGCTGATCATCGGTAAGCTGCTGCGCTACGGCGTATGGTCATCCATGGCCATTGCCATCATTGGCGGTATTCTCTACCTCATCAACCACGGGCAGGAGATAGTACATTATCCAACATTCGTAGAACAGGACCGCGGTATACTGGAAGTATTAGGCGGCATGTTCAGCGACCTGGCTGCCGGCAAAGGCATGGCCCTCATTCTGCTTGGTATCATGCTGCTTTTTGCTACGCCCATCCTCCGCGTAATTTTTTCCCTGATAGGATTTATTTTAGAGAAAGATAAAATGTACGTGATCATCACTTTAATTGTGCTGATGATTATCGGCGTAAGTATTCATGGCGGACTGGGATAA
- a CDS encoding helix-turn-helix domain-containing protein, protein MKIFSRNDEQVDFCPVRDVFERIGNKWATMIILTLGQKESPMRYHELFEAINGISQKMLTTTLKNLQDDRLIIREMFAEIPPRVEYRLSDKGLSLQPHLYNLAAWANENMRGVKQV, encoded by the coding sequence ATGAAAATATTTTCAAGGAATGATGAGCAGGTAGATTTTTGTCCGGTGAGAGATGTCTTTGAGCGGATAGGTAATAAGTGGGCCACCATGATTATACTAACGCTGGGGCAAAAGGAATCGCCGATGCGCTACCATGAGCTATTTGAGGCGATCAACGGCATCTCACAGAAAATGCTCACCACCACATTGAAAAACCTCCAGGACGATAGATTGATCATCCGGGAAATGTTTGCAGAAATCCCTCCCAGAGTGGAATACCGCCTCTCTGACAAAGGCCTTAGCCTGCAACCGCATTTGTATAACCTGGCAGCATGGGCCAATGAAAATATGCGCGGTGTGAAGCAGGTGTGA